One stretch of Ictalurus punctatus breed USDA103 chromosome 5, Coco_2.0, whole genome shotgun sequence DNA includes these proteins:
- the hnrnpk gene encoding heterogeneous nuclear ribonucleoprotein K isoform X2 has protein sequence MDTENDQQEEETFSSTESNGKRPAEDADDEPTYKRSRKSDDMVELRVLLQSKNAGAVIGKGGKNIKALRSDYNATVSVPDSSGPERILSINADIPTVADILLKIIPTLEEYQHHKGVDFDCELRLLIHQSLAGSIIGVKGAKIKELRESTQTTIKLFQECCPQSTDRVVLIGGKADRVVQCIKTMLELIAEAPIKGRAQPYDPNFYDETYDYGGYTVMYEERGRRPMGGGFPSRDRGFDRMPPRSGPRAHHMPPRGRDYDDMSPRRGPPPPQRGGRGGARPPRNMPMGPPHHRRGDDQYSYSSHRSHSDDRRHGDRRGRPGDRYGGSMNDGGYDNSSSWDNYHSGGRGSYSDMGGPVITTQVTIPKDLAGSIIGKGGQRIKQIRRESGASIKIDDPLQGSEDRIITIAGTQDQIQNAQYLLQNSALHILGRHD, from the exons GTAAGCGCCCCGCAGAGGATGCTGACGATGAGCCAACGTACAAGCGCTCGCGAAAATCTGATGACATGGTGGAACTGCGTGTGTTGTTACAGAGCAAA AATGCTGGAGCCGTGATCGGAAAGGGGGGCAAGAACATTAAAGCGCTGCGTAGTGAT TACAATGCCACTGTGTCAGTCCCAGACAGCAGTGGGCCCGAGCG GATCCTGAGCATCAACGCAGACATCCCGACTGTAGCTGATATCCTGCTGAAGATCATCCCTACACTAGAGGAG TATCAGCATCATAAAGGGGTGGACTTTGATTGTGAGTTGCGGCTGCTGATCCATCAGAGTTTAGCAGGGAGCATCATTGGCGTGAAGGGGGCCAAAATTAAGGAGCTGCGTGAG AGCACCCAGACTACCATCAAGCTGTTCCAGGAGTGCTGTCCTCAGTCCACTGACCGCGTAGTGCTGATTGGTGGTAAAGCAGACAGGGTTGTGCAGTGCATTAAGACCATGCTGGAGCTCATTGCTGAG GCGCCCATTAAAGGCCGTGCACAGCCGTACGATCCAAACTTTTACGATGAGACGTACGACTATGGTGGCTACACCGTGATGTACGAAGAACGTGGCCGCCGGCCAATGGGAGGGGGGTTCCCCTCGCGGGACCGTGGGTTTGATCGCATGCCCCCTCGCTCCGGCCCACGGGCTCACCACATGCCGCCAAGAGGGAGAGACTACGATGACATGAGTCCGAGACGAGGCCCTCCGCCACCCCAGAGGGGAGGCAGAGGTGGGGCCCGACCCCCGCGCAACATGCCGATGGGACCTCCCCACCATCGCCGAGG TGACGACCAGTATTCCTACAGTTCCCACCGCAGTCACTCGGACGACAGGCGGCA TGGGGACAGGAGAGGAAGACCTGGGGATCGCTACGGTGGCAGTATG AATGATGGCGGCTACG ACAACAGCTCATCCTGGGATAACTATCATTCTG GTGGAAGAGGTAGCTACAGTGACATGGGAGGTCCTGTCATCACCACGCAAGTGACTATTCCCAAAGAT TTGGCTGGATCCATCATTGGAAAGGGAGGCCAGAGGATTAAGCAGATCCGCCGAGAATCTGGAGCGTCGATCAAAATCGACGACCCGCTCCAGGGCTCTGAAGATCGCATCATCACCATCGCTGGCACGCAGGACCAGATTCAGAACGCGCAGTACCTGCTACAGAACAG TGCTCTTCACATCCTGGGACGCCATGACTAA
- the hnrnpk gene encoding heterogeneous nuclear ribonucleoprotein K isoform X1, with protein sequence MDTENDQQEEETFSSTESNGNGKRPAEDADDEPTYKRSRKSDDMVELRVLLQSKNAGAVIGKGGKNIKALRSDYNATVSVPDSSGPERILSINADIPTVADILLKIIPTLEEYQHHKGVDFDCELRLLIHQSLAGSIIGVKGAKIKELRESTQTTIKLFQECCPQSTDRVVLIGGKADRVVQCIKTMLELIAEAPIKGRAQPYDPNFYDETYDYGGYTVMYEERGRRPMGGGFPSRDRGFDRMPPRSGPRAHHMPPRGRDYDDMSPRRGPPPPQRGGRGGARPPRNMPMGPPHHRRGDDQYSYSSHRSHSDDRRHGDRRGRPGDRYGGSMNDGGYDNSSSWDNYHSGGRGSYSDMGGPVITTQVTIPKDLAGSIIGKGGQRIKQIRRESGASIKIDDPLQGSEDRIITIAGTQDQIQNAQYLLQNSALHILGRHD encoded by the exons GTAAGCGCCCCGCAGAGGATGCTGACGATGAGCCAACGTACAAGCGCTCGCGAAAATCTGATGACATGGTGGAACTGCGTGTGTTGTTACAGAGCAAA AATGCTGGAGCCGTGATCGGAAAGGGGGGCAAGAACATTAAAGCGCTGCGTAGTGAT TACAATGCCACTGTGTCAGTCCCAGACAGCAGTGGGCCCGAGCG GATCCTGAGCATCAACGCAGACATCCCGACTGTAGCTGATATCCTGCTGAAGATCATCCCTACACTAGAGGAG TATCAGCATCATAAAGGGGTGGACTTTGATTGTGAGTTGCGGCTGCTGATCCATCAGAGTTTAGCAGGGAGCATCATTGGCGTGAAGGGGGCCAAAATTAAGGAGCTGCGTGAG AGCACCCAGACTACCATCAAGCTGTTCCAGGAGTGCTGTCCTCAGTCCACTGACCGCGTAGTGCTGATTGGTGGTAAAGCAGACAGGGTTGTGCAGTGCATTAAGACCATGCTGGAGCTCATTGCTGAG GCGCCCATTAAAGGCCGTGCACAGCCGTACGATCCAAACTTTTACGATGAGACGTACGACTATGGTGGCTACACCGTGATGTACGAAGAACGTGGCCGCCGGCCAATGGGAGGGGGGTTCCCCTCGCGGGACCGTGGGTTTGATCGCATGCCCCCTCGCTCCGGCCCACGGGCTCACCACATGCCGCCAAGAGGGAGAGACTACGATGACATGAGTCCGAGACGAGGCCCTCCGCCACCCCAGAGGGGAGGCAGAGGTGGGGCCCGACCCCCGCGCAACATGCCGATGGGACCTCCCCACCATCGCCGAGG TGACGACCAGTATTCCTACAGTTCCCACCGCAGTCACTCGGACGACAGGCGGCA TGGGGACAGGAGAGGAAGACCTGGGGATCGCTACGGTGGCAGTATG AATGATGGCGGCTACG ACAACAGCTCATCCTGGGATAACTATCATTCTG GTGGAAGAGGTAGCTACAGTGACATGGGAGGTCCTGTCATCACCACGCAAGTGACTATTCCCAAAGAT TTGGCTGGATCCATCATTGGAAAGGGAGGCCAGAGGATTAAGCAGATCCGCCGAGAATCTGGAGCGTCGATCAAAATCGACGACCCGCTCCAGGGCTCTGAAGATCGCATCATCACCATCGCTGGCACGCAGGACCAGATTCAGAACGCGCAGTACCTGCTACAGAACAG TGCTCTTCACATCCTGGGACGCCATGACTAA
- the hnrnpk gene encoding heterogeneous nuclear ribonucleoprotein K isoform X3, giving the protein MILSINADIPTVADILLKIIPTLEEYQHHKGVDFDCELRLLIHQSLAGSIIGVKGAKIKELRESTQTTIKLFQECCPQSTDRVVLIGGKADRVVQCIKTMLELIAEAPIKGRAQPYDPNFYDETYDYGGYTVMYEERGRRPMGGGFPSRDRGFDRMPPRSGPRAHHMPPRGRDYDDMSPRRGPPPPQRGGRGGARPPRNMPMGPPHHRRGDDQYSYSSHRSHSDDRRHGDRRGRPGDRYGGSMNDGGYDNSSSWDNYHSGGRGSYSDMGGPVITTQVTIPKDLAGSIIGKGGQRIKQIRRESGASIKIDDPLQGSEDRIITIAGTQDQIQNAQYLLQNSALHILGRHD; this is encoded by the exons AT GATCCTGAGCATCAACGCAGACATCCCGACTGTAGCTGATATCCTGCTGAAGATCATCCCTACACTAGAGGAG TATCAGCATCATAAAGGGGTGGACTTTGATTGTGAGTTGCGGCTGCTGATCCATCAGAGTTTAGCAGGGAGCATCATTGGCGTGAAGGGGGCCAAAATTAAGGAGCTGCGTGAG AGCACCCAGACTACCATCAAGCTGTTCCAGGAGTGCTGTCCTCAGTCCACTGACCGCGTAGTGCTGATTGGTGGTAAAGCAGACAGGGTTGTGCAGTGCATTAAGACCATGCTGGAGCTCATTGCTGAG GCGCCCATTAAAGGCCGTGCACAGCCGTACGATCCAAACTTTTACGATGAGACGTACGACTATGGTGGCTACACCGTGATGTACGAAGAACGTGGCCGCCGGCCAATGGGAGGGGGGTTCCCCTCGCGGGACCGTGGGTTTGATCGCATGCCCCCTCGCTCCGGCCCACGGGCTCACCACATGCCGCCAAGAGGGAGAGACTACGATGACATGAGTCCGAGACGAGGCCCTCCGCCACCCCAGAGGGGAGGCAGAGGTGGGGCCCGACCCCCGCGCAACATGCCGATGGGACCTCCCCACCATCGCCGAGG TGACGACCAGTATTCCTACAGTTCCCACCGCAGTCACTCGGACGACAGGCGGCA TGGGGACAGGAGAGGAAGACCTGGGGATCGCTACGGTGGCAGTATG AATGATGGCGGCTACG ACAACAGCTCATCCTGGGATAACTATCATTCTG GTGGAAGAGGTAGCTACAGTGACATGGGAGGTCCTGTCATCACCACGCAAGTGACTATTCCCAAAGAT TTGGCTGGATCCATCATTGGAAAGGGAGGCCAGAGGATTAAGCAGATCCGCCGAGAATCTGGAGCGTCGATCAAAATCGACGACCCGCTCCAGGGCTCTGAAGATCGCATCATCACCATCGCTGGCACGCAGGACCAGATTCAGAACGCGCAGTACCTGCTACAGAACAG TGCTCTTCACATCCTGGGACGCCATGACTAA